In Desulfomonile tiedjei DSM 6799, a genomic segment contains:
- a CDS encoding acyl-CoA dehydratase activase: protein MEALGLCLGASTVSLVHLRKEADAIEIIDHKTITHEGNPRKVLLETLENMQCAKEASIAVTGRKFRNFVELTTISEPEALEMAVSHVIGTDGPYRVVISAGGETFLVYHLDESGRIQGIQTGNKCASGTGEFFLQQIGRMNLSLDDVAGLGISDHPHKVSGRCSVFCKSDCTHALNKGVPKNQVVAGLAKMMAGKVVELLKKLPKKHVVLVGGSSKNETMIHYLRKEVEDLHIPEEAPYFEALGAALWALKNPTKRYTGPDDVFQKKGSAFGYLKPLSEFKHLVHFKDRPRGKAEPGDRTIMGLDVGSTTTKGVIMRCSDKAILAADYLRTDGDPVGASRKVYRSLANQIDVPLEIVGLGVTGSGRQIAGLHAMTDGVINEIIAHAAAAVHFDPEVDTIFEIGGQDAKYTYITNGVPSDYAMNEACSAGTGSFLEESAKESLGLKVTDIGPVAYSGMNPPNFNDQCAAFIGSDIKSAAQEGIPVNDIVAGLVYSICMNYSNRVKGNRPVGKKVFMQGGVCYNEAIPAAMAALTGKEIVVPPEPGLMGAFGVALEVERRIEVGLMEAKSFDLERLARREVVHKKSFVCGGGKEKCDRRCEIARIEIEEKVYPFGGACNRYVNLIRHVEFDKRSLDMVDFRQRLVFESLSTEQDNRPTVGFNRSFLMNTYFPFFNAYFSELGYRVVLPDEPDPKGVDQQNAAFCYPVEIAHGFMYNLLSKNPDILFLPHIRGIPTDEENNNTCTCVFVQGEAFYLKSTFEGTLARKVLTPYLDLSGGFDAVFQEFVKLAAEVGASQATAKKAFQAGVKAQTEFRERLRSKGTEILKELAQNPDQMGIVLFGRPYNTFAGEANKGIPGKFASRGYRIIPFDMLPYEDQTIDDEETMYWSMGRMLLKAARFVKHHPQLFGTFISNFSCGPDSFVVGYFREEMGRKPSLTLELDSHTADAGLETRIEAFLDIVQYYRELESKKQIAASYREFRAAECTVVNGKPVIATPDGKHYPLNHPNVRIVIPAMGRFAHEILVNAFRSVGITAHGLPPADEEVLKIGRGNSTCKECLPLQTTVGSMLKYLWHDRPKDEITAYFMPGAGGPCRFGQYNVFSRRLIERYQIPNAAVLTLNASNGYMGLGDRFTLPAWRAIIIGDTMYEIWSTIMAAAQDRESALEIFYREWRAIVNVIDKSWGKIKKQIKSSAAVLSRIPLKMPYEEIPKISLIGEIYVRNDPISLQNLVEKMADRGFIVRTSQTSEWIKYVDWLIKNKIEGKPDIPFWIRYVVKSYFDRKIRGLLAPSGLFFHEVLDVEDLIRAGEKFVSPMLTGEAILTVGAALHEILHPSCGIISIGPFGCMPSRVAESILNEKFTTGEKRELLQKTNGHGPSPLAVLERDQKLPFLAIETDGNAFPQIIEARLEAFSLQARRLHERMLREKRN, encoded by the coding sequence ATGGAAGCCCTGGGTCTATGTTTAGGAGCGTCTACCGTCAGTCTTGTCCATCTTCGGAAGGAAGCCGACGCGATCGAGATCATTGATCATAAGACCATTACGCATGAAGGAAATCCGCGAAAAGTACTCCTGGAAACTTTAGAAAATATGCAGTGCGCTAAAGAGGCAAGCATCGCCGTCACCGGAAGAAAATTTCGCAATTTTGTCGAACTCACCACCATTTCGGAACCGGAAGCTCTCGAAATGGCAGTATCGCACGTTATCGGAACAGACGGCCCTTATCGCGTGGTGATCAGCGCAGGTGGCGAAACATTTCTCGTGTACCATTTGGACGAGAGCGGAAGAATCCAGGGAATCCAGACCGGCAATAAATGCGCCTCAGGGACCGGAGAATTTTTTCTTCAACAAATAGGCAGGATGAATTTATCGCTGGATGATGTAGCGGGACTGGGAATTTCAGATCATCCGCACAAAGTCTCGGGCAGGTGTTCCGTTTTCTGCAAAAGTGACTGCACGCATGCATTGAATAAAGGTGTTCCAAAGAACCAGGTGGTGGCGGGTCTTGCCAAGATGATGGCAGGCAAGGTGGTGGAACTCCTCAAGAAGCTGCCCAAGAAACACGTGGTTCTCGTGGGCGGCTCCTCAAAGAACGAGACAATGATTCACTATCTCAGAAAGGAGGTAGAGGATCTCCATATTCCCGAGGAAGCGCCGTACTTCGAAGCTCTCGGAGCTGCACTGTGGGCTCTGAAAAACCCCACCAAAAGGTACACCGGTCCGGATGACGTTTTTCAGAAAAAAGGCTCAGCGTTCGGCTACCTGAAACCTCTTTCAGAATTCAAACATTTGGTCCATTTCAAAGACCGCCCGAGAGGAAAAGCCGAACCGGGCGATCGCACGATCATGGGATTGGACGTGGGTTCCACCACGACAAAAGGCGTGATCATGCGATGCAGCGATAAAGCTATTCTTGCGGCCGATTACCTGCGAACCGACGGCGATCCGGTTGGGGCTTCGAGAAAAGTGTACCGCAGTCTCGCAAACCAGATCGATGTGCCGCTGGAGATCGTCGGGCTCGGTGTGACCGGTTCCGGGAGACAGATAGCCGGGCTTCACGCGATGACGGACGGTGTAATCAACGAGATTATAGCCCACGCTGCTGCCGCGGTTCATTTCGATCCGGAAGTGGACACCATTTTCGAGATTGGCGGTCAAGACGCCAAGTATACGTATATCACCAACGGCGTGCCAAGCGATTACGCGATGAATGAGGCATGCAGCGCTGGAACAGGGTCTTTCCTCGAAGAATCCGCCAAAGAGAGCCTCGGTCTCAAGGTCACGGACATCGGCCCGGTTGCCTATTCAGGCATGAACCCGCCAAATTTCAACGATCAATGCGCTGCCTTCATCGGCTCGGATATCAAGAGCGCGGCTCAGGAAGGCATTCCTGTAAATGATATCGTCGCGGGGCTGGTTTACTCGATTTGCATGAACTATTCCAACAGAGTCAAAGGCAACCGCCCGGTCGGAAAAAAGGTCTTCATGCAGGGCGGTGTTTGCTACAACGAAGCTATTCCGGCTGCAATGGCCGCACTGACCGGAAAAGAAATCGTGGTTCCGCCCGAACCGGGTCTCATGGGAGCATTCGGAGTGGCACTTGAAGTGGAGCGCCGCATCGAAGTAGGGCTCATGGAAGCGAAGAGCTTCGATCTCGAGCGACTGGCACGACGTGAAGTGGTCCACAAGAAGTCCTTCGTGTGCGGCGGAGGGAAGGAGAAGTGCGACCGGCGGTGTGAAATTGCCCGTATCGAAATCGAGGAGAAGGTCTATCCTTTCGGCGGAGCGTGCAACCGTTACGTCAACTTGATTCGGCACGTGGAGTTCGATAAACGGTCTCTGGATATGGTGGATTTCCGTCAGAGGCTTGTATTCGAGAGTCTCTCCACAGAACAGGACAACCGCCCGACTGTTGGATTCAACCGATCCTTTCTCATGAACACCTATTTTCCTTTTTTCAATGCCTACTTCTCAGAACTGGGGTATCGGGTGGTGCTTCCGGATGAACCCGATCCCAAGGGAGTGGACCAGCAGAACGCTGCATTCTGCTATCCGGTGGAGATTGCCCACGGATTCATGTACAACTTGTTGAGCAAAAACCCTGACATTCTCTTTTTGCCGCACATCAGAGGGATTCCTACTGACGAGGAGAATAATAATACCTGTACGTGCGTTTTCGTCCAGGGCGAGGCCTTTTATCTCAAGAGCACGTTCGAAGGGACTCTTGCCCGGAAAGTGCTCACTCCTTACCTTGATCTGAGCGGCGGTTTCGATGCCGTATTCCAGGAATTCGTGAAACTTGCAGCAGAAGTTGGTGCTTCGCAAGCAACCGCGAAGAAAGCTTTTCAGGCTGGTGTAAAAGCCCAAACGGAATTCCGTGAAAGACTGCGGTCGAAGGGCACGGAAATCCTGAAGGAATTGGCTCAGAATCCCGATCAGATGGGAATAGTCCTGTTCGGAAGACCGTACAACACCTTTGCAGGGGAGGCAAACAAAGGAATACCCGGAAAATTTGCCTCACGCGGGTATAGGATTATTCCTTTTGATATGCTCCCGTACGAGGACCAGACTATTGACGATGAAGAGACCATGTACTGGTCCATGGGGCGTATGCTTCTCAAGGCAGCCCGATTCGTCAAGCATCATCCTCAGCTATTCGGAACGTTTATCAGCAACTTCTCGTGCGGGCCGGATTCTTTTGTTGTGGGGTATTTCCGGGAAGAAATGGGGAGAAAACCTTCTCTTACCCTGGAACTGGACAGCCATACAGCGGATGCAGGGCTGGAAACCCGCATAGAAGCTTTCCTTGATATTGTGCAGTACTACCGGGAACTGGAGAGCAAGAAGCAAATAGCTGCCTCATACAGAGAGTTTAGGGCGGCCGAGTGCACTGTCGTAAACGGCAAGCCTGTGATAGCAACCCCGGACGGTAAGCATTACCCGTTGAATCATCCGAATGTGCGCATAGTAATACCCGCAATGGGACGGTTTGCTCACGAAATCCTCGTAAATGCATTCCGTAGCGTAGGGATTACGGCACATGGATTACCTCCCGCGGATGAGGAAGTGTTGAAGATCGGGCGAGGGAATTCGACCTGTAAAGAGTGCCTGCCGCTCCAGACTACCGTAGGCTCCATGCTGAAGTACCTGTGGCACGACCGTCCCAAAGACGAGATTACCGCCTATTTCATGCCGGGCGCAGGAGGGCCGTGCAGGTTCGGCCAGTACAACGTGTTTTCGCGCCGTCTTATCGAACGTTATCAGATTCCCAATGCAGCGGTTCTCACGCTGAATGCTTCGAATGGATATATGGGACTCGGCGACAGATTCACCCTTCCTGCCTGGCGAGCCATAATTATCGGGGACACCATGTATGAGATCTGGTCCACGATTATGGCTGCCGCACAGGATCGCGAGTCCGCCCTGGAGATCTTTTACCGGGAATGGCGAGCAATCGTGAATGTAATCGATAAATCCTGGGGTAAGATCAAAAAGCAGATCAAATCGTCCGCTGCGGTTCTCAGTCGCATCCCCCTCAAAATGCCGTATGAAGAAATACCGAAAATATCGCTCATTGGTGAGATATACGTGCGAAACGATCCTATTTCGCTGCAAAATCTTGTGGAGAAGATGGCGGATCGCGGTTTTATCGTTCGCACATCTCAGACCAGCGAATGGATCAAATATGTTGACTGGCTGATCAAGAATAAGATTGAAGGGAAACCTGACATCCCGTTCTGGATCAGATACGTGGTAAAATCCTATTTCGATCGCAAAATCCGCGGGCTTCTGGCTCCTTCGGGACTTTTCTTCCATGAAGTGCTCGATGTGGAGGACCTCATCCGTGCGGGCGAGAAATTCGTTTCTCCCATGCTCACCGGTGAAGCTATCCTTACGGTTGGAGCGGCTTTGCATGAAATCCTGCATCCGTCTTGCGGCATTATCTCCATAGGTCCGTTTGGATGCATGCCCTCGCGAGTTGCGGAATCCATACTCAACGAAAAATTTACTACCGGCGAAAAGCGGGAACTCCTGCAAAAGACCAATGGGCATGGGCCAAGTCCCCTTGCAGTGCTGGAAAGAGATCAAAAATTGCCGTTTCTTGCAATCGAGACTGACGGCAATGCTTTTCCGCAGATCATAGAGGCTCGGCTCGAGGCCTTTTCGCTACAGGCAAGACGTCTGCACGAACGAATGCTTCGGGAGAAGCGAAACTGA
- a CDS encoding CerR family C-terminal domain-containing protein, whose amino-acid sequence MRRNHKHTSDAKQRLMDAGLDLFGKFSFDGASTRMLTNRAQVNLSAIQYYFGGKEGLYRQVVRSIAVEVGSLVKPRLNEIEIQLRENPSREQGIQLFCDLIDFMISQFLGSPQTQKWLSIVIREQMEPTEAFDILYDGFLGPMFDCCFRLVSTASGASENDPEVKVRTFALMGQLLTFHISRALIRRNLNWTHYGEEEVNAIRNTILGHVRTVLHRNGDI is encoded by the coding sequence ATGCGCAGAAACCACAAACATACATCGGATGCCAAGCAGCGCCTCATGGACGCAGGGCTGGATCTTTTCGGGAAATTCAGTTTTGACGGTGCGAGCACCCGGATGCTCACGAACCGGGCGCAAGTAAACCTATCGGCCATTCAGTATTATTTCGGTGGCAAAGAAGGCCTGTATCGCCAAGTTGTTCGCTCAATTGCCGTGGAGGTAGGGTCTCTCGTGAAACCGCGCCTTAACGAGATCGAAATACAATTGCGGGAAAATCCCTCTCGAGAGCAGGGAATCCAACTTTTCTGCGATCTCATAGATTTCATGATCAGCCAATTCCTTGGATCGCCCCAGACACAGAAATGGCTAAGCATCGTGATTCGCGAACAGATGGAGCCGACAGAAGCTTTCGATATATTGTACGATGGATTTCTCGGTCCGATGTTCGACTGCTGTTTTCGGCTTGTCAGTACGGCTTCCGGAGCTTCCGAAAACGATCCGGAAGTTAAGGTGCGTACCTTCGCTTTAATGGGGCAATTGCTCACGTTTCACATTTCCCGTGCATTGATCCGTCGGAATCTAAACTGGACTCATTACGGGGAAGAGGAAGTGAATGCAATTCGCAACACCATTCTCGGTCATGTCAGAACCGTTCTGCACAGGAACGGTGACATTTGA
- a CDS encoding YraN family protein encodes MSGIDCFESAAGMTKIPKQGILGKLLSREDKGSPTRRKGTKAEVLAAKHLQDIGYRILETNFECSLGEIDIIARQGSDLVFIEVRSRSLASSLSPVVSINRRKRNKVVQVAQAYLDRRYRQPPPCRFDVVLVTVGPPTEIEVIPDAFGAQFF; translated from the coding sequence ATGTCCGGCATTGACTGCTTTGAAAGCGCAGCGGGTATGACAAAGATCCCGAAACAAGGCATCCTTGGAAAGCTCCTTTCGCGGGAGGACAAGGGATCTCCGACCCGCAGGAAAGGTACGAAAGCTGAAGTACTCGCTGCCAAACACTTACAGGACATCGGGTATCGGATTCTGGAAACGAATTTCGAATGCAGCCTTGGTGAAATCGATATCATAGCTCGTCAGGGAAGCGATCTTGTGTTCATCGAGGTCCGCTCCCGATCTTTAGCATCCAGCCTCAGCCCTGTCGTATCCATAAATCGCCGGAAACGAAACAAGGTTGTCCAGGTTGCTCAAGCGTACCTGGACAGGCGTTATCGTCAGCCACCACCCTGCAGGTTCGACGTTGTCCTGGTTACCGTAGGACCGCCCACCGAGATCGAAGTTATTCCGGACGCATTTGGGGCTCAATTTTTCTAA
- a CDS encoding efflux RND transporter permease subunit, producing MLSRFFIDRPIFASVISILIVLAGAISIFRLPVSEYPDITPPVIQVTASYPGANPQVVADTVAAPIEQEVNGVENMLYMSSTSATDGSYTLRVTFELGTDPDTATILVQNRVNRVMPKLPEAVQRQGVTTNKRSTSFVAVFSLYSPDKRYDDLYIINYATINIKDRLARVKGVGDVIYFPTKDYGMRIWLDPNRLQYNNLTVADVLDALKQQNVQVAAGQIGQQPARQGQDIQLTVQTLGRLTETEQFEDIIVKAGDSGRITRIKDVARVEFGGKTYDTLSFFRGLPSASIVIFQSPGANALEVADSVRSAMEELKKDFPEGLDYTIVYNASEFVRASIHAVIKTLLEAFFLVSLVVFIFLQDWRATLIPAITIPVSLMGTFGVMSLMGYSINMITLFGMVLAIGIVVDDSIVVVENVERNMREHGLSPRDATIRAMGQITGAVIGITLVLMAVFTPAAFLTGITGQLYRQFSLTIAFTTLFSAINALTLSPALCALFLRPHDGKRNVFFRWFNDGFQWFTDKYSSLVTICVRRLFISTAVFGIFIAVTFFGLMKTPSGFVPSEDDGLILVNAQLPDGASLGRTKNVMQSVAEILKNTDGVRNFNLLTGWSIIDAVGANQGGGFVELTDWSDRLKRGRTKNVIMGELFGKFSSMQEAIVFPFSLPPIRGAGQSSGFELQVQDKGSLGLVALEKAATEIADAARARPELRNVNATFRAEVPTVFAEVDRTKTMQLKVPLQNVFDTMQGSLGSTYVNDFNKFGRTWQVLVQADTDFRMKRRDIAKLQVRNREGKMVPLGTIVQIKDTLGPQRVERYNLFPSAKVFGESVPGVSSGTSLDIVEKIAGTTLPKGMGYEWTGMAYQEKKTSGEMGIVLSLAILVVVLILAAQYESWIDPLAVILVVPLGILGAIAALYIRNFDNNLYTQVGLVLLVGLAAKNAILIVEFARRRYAGGMSSEQAAVEGSTIRLRPILMTSLAFIFGVLPLALATGAGAAGRQALGTAVVGGMLGVTALGIFFTPVLYVLLKRLTDRKRSSQPETV from the coding sequence GTGCTGAGCCGGTTTTTTATTGATAGACCCATATTTGCTTCGGTTATTTCCATTCTCATCGTACTCGCGGGAGCCATTTCGATTTTCAGGCTTCCCGTTTCCGAATATCCGGACATAACCCCTCCTGTTATCCAGGTGACCGCGTCCTATCCGGGAGCGAATCCCCAGGTGGTAGCCGATACGGTAGCCGCACCCATTGAGCAGGAAGTCAATGGGGTGGAAAACATGCTGTACATGAGCAGCACCAGTGCCACTGACGGCTCGTACACACTCAGAGTCACCTTTGAACTGGGCACTGACCCCGATACGGCCACTATTCTGGTCCAGAACCGGGTAAACCGCGTGATGCCCAAGCTTCCCGAAGCCGTACAACGCCAAGGGGTAACAACGAACAAACGTTCCACCAGTTTTGTCGCGGTTTTTTCACTCTATTCCCCGGATAAACGATATGACGACCTCTATATAATCAATTACGCAACAATCAATATTAAAGACCGACTCGCCAGAGTGAAGGGCGTCGGAGATGTAATATACTTTCCTACAAAAGATTACGGCATGAGAATATGGCTGGACCCGAACCGGCTGCAATACAACAATCTCACCGTTGCTGACGTTCTGGATGCACTCAAACAGCAAAACGTGCAGGTAGCCGCGGGGCAAATCGGCCAGCAGCCTGCTCGTCAGGGACAAGACATTCAGCTTACCGTTCAGACTCTCGGGCGGTTGACTGAAACGGAGCAGTTTGAAGACATCATTGTGAAGGCTGGCGATTCCGGCCGTATTACCCGCATCAAAGACGTGGCGCGAGTGGAATTCGGAGGGAAAACGTACGACACGCTTTCCTTCTTTAGAGGGCTTCCTTCCGCGAGCATCGTCATTTTTCAATCACCCGGCGCCAATGCTCTGGAAGTCGCGGACAGCGTCCGGTCGGCAATGGAAGAATTGAAGAAGGATTTTCCCGAAGGACTCGATTACACGATTGTGTACAATGCTTCGGAATTCGTCCGAGCTTCAATTCATGCCGTTATCAAGACGCTGCTGGAAGCGTTTTTCCTGGTTTCTCTCGTAGTCTTCATATTTCTCCAGGACTGGCGTGCGACTCTAATTCCGGCAATCACCATCCCCGTGTCGCTCATGGGAACATTTGGAGTCATGTCTCTCATGGGGTACTCGATCAACATGATCACCTTGTTCGGGATGGTGTTGGCCATCGGCATTGTTGTCGACGATTCCATTGTCGTCGTCGAGAACGTGGAACGAAATATGCGTGAACATGGTTTATCTCCACGAGATGCCACTATTCGCGCAATGGGTCAAATTACCGGTGCTGTCATCGGAATAACGCTGGTTCTCATGGCCGTGTTCACACCTGCAGCATTCCTGACCGGGATCACCGGCCAACTGTATCGCCAATTTTCACTCACCATTGCCTTTACGACTCTGTTCAGCGCGATAAATGCTCTGACTCTCAGCCCGGCTTTATGCGCGCTGTTTCTTCGACCTCACGACGGGAAGCGGAATGTCTTTTTTCGATGGTTCAATGACGGTTTTCAGTGGTTTACGGACAAATACTCGTCTCTCGTCACCATCTGTGTGCGACGGTTGTTTATCAGTACCGCAGTGTTTGGGATTTTCATTGCAGTAACTTTCTTCGGATTAATGAAAACCCCCTCAGGATTTGTGCCCTCTGAAGATGACGGACTTATTCTGGTGAACGCTCAATTACCGGATGGAGCTTCGCTGGGCCGTACCAAGAATGTCATGCAAAGCGTTGCAGAGATTCTCAAGAATACTGACGGAGTACGGAACTTTAACCTTCTGACCGGTTGGTCCATTATTGACGCGGTGGGAGCAAACCAGGGCGGAGGGTTCGTAGAGTTAACCGACTGGAGTGACAGGCTAAAGAGAGGTAGGACCAAGAATGTCATTATGGGGGAACTGTTCGGGAAATTCTCCAGTATGCAGGAAGCTATAGTCTTTCCTTTTTCCCTTCCACCCATCCGAGGAGCAGGTCAGAGCAGCGGTTTCGAACTCCAGGTTCAGGACAAGGGAAGTCTCGGATTGGTGGCCCTGGAAAAAGCTGCCACTGAAATAGCCGACGCGGCCAGGGCACGACCTGAACTCCGCAACGTAAACGCGACATTCAGGGCCGAAGTGCCTACGGTGTTCGCTGAAGTGGATCGGACCAAGACCATGCAGCTCAAGGTTCCCCTTCAGAATGTATTCGATACCATGCAAGGTTCTCTGGGCTCTACGTACGTAAATGATTTCAATAAATTCGGGCGTACGTGGCAAGTTCTTGTTCAGGCCGACACCGATTTTCGAATGAAACGAAGAGACATAGCCAAGCTCCAGGTGAGAAATCGTGAGGGCAAGATGGTTCCCCTGGGGACCATTGTTCAGATAAAGGATACTCTCGGACCGCAGCGCGTGGAGCGCTACAACCTCTTTCCATCAGCGAAGGTGTTCGGAGAATCCGTTCCCGGCGTAAGCTCCGGGACTTCCCTTGATATTGTTGAAAAAATTGCAGGGACAACATTACCCAAAGGCATGGGATACGAGTGGACCGGCATGGCGTATCAGGAAAAGAAGACTTCAGGAGAAATGGGCATTGTTCTGTCGCTCGCCATCCTGGTCGTGGTGTTGATTCTTGCCGCTCAGTACGAGAGTTGGATCGATCCGCTTGCGGTAATTCTGGTGGTTCCTCTTGGGATCCTTGGCGCGATCGCAGCATTGTACATACGGAACTTCGACAACAATTTGTATACGCAGGTGGGGCTCGTACTTCTTGTTGGACTTGCAGCCAAGAATGCTATCCTCATCGTGGAGTTTGCCCGCCGTCGTTATGCCGGAGGCATGAGTTCCGAACAGGCAGCCGTCGAAGGATCGACGATTCGGCTTAGGCCGATTCTCATGACTTCCCTCGCGTTCATCTTCGGTGTGCTGCCCCTCGCTCTGGCAACCGGAGCCGGAGCAGCCGGACGACAAGCTCTGGGGACGGCAGTGGTCGGTGGAATGCTCGGCGTCACCGCGCTCGGCATATTCTTCACGCCGGTTTTGTATGTTCTACTGAAACGTTTGACCGACAGGAAACGGAGCAGCCAGCCCGAGACTGTTTAG
- a CDS encoding DUF4019 domain-containing protein, protein MRRHSYRWLILCAFFLLGVPEFLAADASSETEAVKAAETWLALVDAGDYERSWTEAATFFKNAVARDQWTKSLDVVRKPLGKLLSRTKAMAKYTRTLPGAPDGEYVVIQFNTSFQNKKSAVETVTPMKDKDGKWRISGYFIK, encoded by the coding sequence ATGAGAAGGCACAGCTATCGATGGCTCATACTCTGCGCTTTCTTTCTCCTGGGAGTGCCGGAGTTTTTGGCTGCAGATGCGAGTTCGGAAACTGAAGCCGTTAAAGCAGCCGAAACCTGGTTGGCTCTGGTCGATGCCGGAGATTACGAAAGAAGTTGGACAGAAGCAGCTACATTCTTCAAGAATGCCGTAGCACGAGATCAATGGACCAAATCCCTGGATGTGGTGAGAAAACCTTTAGGGAAATTGCTTTCCCGCACAAAAGCCATGGCAAAGTACACGCGAACCCTTCCGGGAGCACCGGATGGAGAGTACGTCGTAATTCAGTTCAATACTTCTTTCCAAAATAAGAAATCCGCGGTCGAAACGGTAACTCCCATGAAAGATAAAGACGGAAAGTGGAGAATTTCCGGATACTTCATAAAATGA
- a CDS encoding efflux RND transporter periplasmic adaptor subunit, which translates to MRFLNAAYRSSLLVMAVLVLVAGCGQQPKTQGPPPLPEVTWSHPARDDVTQYMEYTGTTAAIESVDVRARVSGYLNSIHFEPRARVNSGDLLFVIDPRPYRAKVEQAQAAVDTQKAALRIREIELEKYSNLGTKEVVAQLKIDDVKAARDMAKAELERAKANLEAAKLELDYTSVVSPISGRVSRNMLDVGNLVGANENTLLASIVNDHFVYVYFNMSEADLLRLIRTFRRDNPNVVLTHAPREEVPVTMGLADENGYPHRGKLDYTDVRLDSSTGTIQMRAVFPNEDGILFPGMFARLRIPAQTRKALLVPDMAVFTDQAGKYVLVCNDQDTVEVRRVRTAESVQEFRVIESGLNQKDRVIINGLQRARPGTMVKGSQSQLHISNAAAAYPELLRN; encoded by the coding sequence ATGAGATTTTTGAATGCAGCGTACCGGAGTAGCTTGTTAGTGATGGCAGTACTGGTGCTGGTCGCGGGCTGCGGTCAACAACCCAAAACTCAGGGTCCCCCGCCTCTTCCTGAGGTGACCTGGAGCCATCCCGCGCGGGACGATGTAACACAGTATATGGAATATACCGGTACAACCGCGGCCATTGAGTCCGTGGACGTGCGAGCCAGGGTATCAGGCTATCTGAACAGCATTCATTTTGAACCTCGTGCTCGTGTGAATTCCGGCGATCTTCTCTTTGTCATCGATCCGCGTCCCTACAGAGCAAAGGTAGAACAAGCTCAGGCTGCGGTGGATACTCAGAAGGCAGCGTTGCGCATCCGGGAAATCGAATTGGAGAAATATAGTAATCTCGGAACCAAGGAAGTTGTCGCTCAGCTCAAGATCGACGATGTAAAGGCCGCACGCGATATGGCCAAGGCGGAACTGGAACGAGCCAAAGCAAACCTGGAAGCGGCAAAATTGGAACTGGATTACACGAGTGTGGTCAGCCCCATTTCCGGGCGGGTGAGCCGGAACATGCTGGATGTGGGAAATCTGGTGGGAGCTAACGAGAACACGTTGCTGGCCAGTATAGTGAACGACCACTTCGTGTACGTGTATTTCAACATGAGCGAGGCCGACCTGCTCCGCCTCATTCGCACCTTCAGGCGGGACAATCCGAATGTGGTTCTTACACATGCTCCAAGGGAGGAAGTTCCCGTAACTATGGGCCTCGCGGACGAGAATGGCTATCCTCACAGAGGAAAGCTGGATTACACGGATGTGAGACTGGATTCCTCCACGGGGACCATCCAGATGAGAGCAGTTTTTCCCAATGAGGACGGAATCCTATTTCCTGGAATGTTCGCTCGTTTGAGGATCCCGGCTCAGACCAGGAAAGCTCTGCTTGTTCCCGATATGGCGGTGTTTACCGATCAGGCCGGAAAATATGTACTCGTATGCAACGATCAAGACACCGTAGAAGTGAGAAGGGTCAGGACTGCGGAATCGGTGCAAGAATTTCGCGTTATCGAGTCAGGTTTGAATCAAAAAGATCGGGTGATTATAAATGGGCTGCAGCGGGCCCGTCCAGGTACGATGGTGAAAGGATCGCAGTCGCAACTTCACATCTCGAATGCTGCTGCAGCTTACCCGGAATTGCTGAGAAATTAA
- a CDS encoding DUF7168 domain-containing protein has product MTKEEVLSKVRKLFELSHSPNENEAALAAAKARELLARYNLGMADLSTEEISNNLNVKEQSITVGKVLRNWMKGLLIHVSQGFECEHVIRRRQGAAPVLTFIGTGTDTEVALYTFRFLYRELNRLVERALPELKRVSRGWSAASLRFAYLDGAVKRIGERFEKQTAGIRAAERNGCKELVLAKEQIIHDYMRTTFSHLRNEYSRRRTVSSYAFSKGYGDAGNIRLNRAVGDEESRQSVIGA; this is encoded by the coding sequence ATGACCAAAGAAGAGGTACTTTCAAAGGTTCGAAAACTGTTCGAACTGTCCCACTCGCCCAATGAGAACGAGGCCGCTCTTGCCGCAGCAAAGGCAAGGGAACTTCTCGCCAGGTACAATTTGGGCATGGCCGATTTGTCGACTGAAGAAATAAGTAACAATCTCAATGTGAAGGAACAGTCGATCACCGTTGGAAAAGTCCTCAGGAATTGGATGAAAGGTCTTCTGATTCACGTATCCCAGGGATTTGAATGCGAACATGTGATTCGCCGCCGCCAAGGTGCTGCTCCTGTCCTGACCTTCATCGGCACTGGAACCGACACTGAAGTGGCATTGTACACGTTCCGTTTTCTCTATCGAGAACTCAACAGACTTGTCGAAAGAGCGCTTCCGGAACTCAAACGAGTCAGTCGCGGTTGGAGCGCAGCGTCTCTGAGGTTTGCCTACCTGGACGGAGCGGTTAAACGGATAGGCGAAAGATTCGAGAAGCAGACTGCAGGAATTCGCGCGGCAGAGAGAAATGGGTGCAAGGAATTAGTTTTGGCCAAAGAACAGATAATTCACGATTACATGAGAACTACCTTTTCTCATCTGAGAAACGAATACTCCAGGCGAAGGACCGTGAGTTCCTATGCATTCTCCAAAGGCTACGGAGATGCCGGAAACATCCGTTTGAACAGAGCCGTTGGAGATGAAGAATCGCGTCAATCCGTCATAGGGGCTTAG